Proteins found in one Homalodisca vitripennis isolate AUS2020 chromosome 4, UT_GWSS_2.1, whole genome shotgun sequence genomic segment:
- the LOC124360288 gene encoding guanine nucleotide-binding protein subunit gamma-1-like has product MDMMISNLQQQRQVTEQLRREAAIKRISVSQAVQDIMKFITEHEQEDCLLVGFSSQKANPFREKSSCNLL; this is encoded by the coding sequence ATGGATATGATGATTTCCAACTTGCAACAACAGAGGCAAGTAACAGAACAGCTAAGGAGGGAAGCTGCTATAAAACGTATAAGTGTTTCACAAGCTGTACAAGATATCATGAAATTCATCACCGAACACGAACAAGAGGATTGCCTGCTGGTTGGTTTCAGCTCTCAAAAAGCGAATCCATTCAGGGAAAAAAGTAGTTGCAACTTGCTATAA